The genomic stretch CTACTGGGAGATCCGCCAGAAGGACGTGATCGCCGTCTCCGGTTCGATCGCCGACGACACCGCGGCGCTGCTCGCCGCCACCGCCGCCGGACTCGCCGCCGGTCAGAGCATCGACCAGATCGACCTCGGCTCCGGCACTGCCGCGTATCAGGGCGATCCGTCGGTCGTGCGTCTGCCCGTGACGCAGACGGACCGAGACTTCTTCGCCGCTTACAACGCCACCCGCGCGCCCGGCAATCAGCGCGCCGTAGTCGGCGGGATCGACGTGCTGCGTTCGACCTATTTCAACCGCGCCCAGCAGTTCGTGAACGGTTTCGACCTCGACGCCACCTACCGTTTCCCGGAAACGCGCGTCGGCACGTTCACGCTCAACACCGCGTGGACCTACCTGAACGATTTCCACGCCTACAACAGCGCCGGCGCCAGCCGCACCGAGCTGCGCTGGACCAATAGTTCCGCCGTCGCCGGCGCCTCCACGAAGTGGCGCGGCAACGCCTCCCTCACGTGGCGCAAGGAAGCCTGGCGCGCCGGCCTCTCCGCCTACTACGTCGGCGATTACAGCGACAGCGGGGCCACGACGACTGCCGCCACCTACGACTCGCTCGGCCAACCCCAGTGGATCGCGCCGGTCGAGACCAACGGCACGACGGTCTACCGCCACGTGGTGAGCGACTCGATCAACTACAACGCCTACCTCTCCTACTCGTTTCGCAACCGCGACAGCGCTTGGTTGAACAACACCACCATTCGCCTCGGTGTGATCAACCTCTTCGACCGCATCCCGCCCCTCTCCAGCGACTCTCGCGGCTACGACCCCTCGCTCTACAACCAGATGGCGCGCGGCCGCTCGTGGAACATCCAACTCACGAAGCGTCTGTGATCGGAAGCACCTCGGGCGCGGCGACGCTCGTCCGACGCGCTGCGCTCCTCGTCGCCGTCGCTTTCGGCCTGCCGGGATTCGCCGCGCCCCATGCGTCGGTTCAGGTCGAACTCGTTCCGATCCACGCCGCCCACGGCATGGTGGTGGCGGCCCACCCCGAAGTCGCCGCGATCGGCACGTCCATCCTCGAAGCCGGGGGCAACGCCATGGACGCCGCCGTCGCCGTGTCGCTCGCCCTCGGCGTCGCCGAGCCCTTCGGCTCCGGACTCGGCGGGAAACTGATGTTGCTCCACCACGAAGCGGCCACCGGCGAGACGGTCGCCGTCGACGGCATGGATCAAGCCGGCTGGTCGCTCGACGCCGAAGCCTACCGCCGCTTGCCCACCGCCGCGCGTTACGACGGTTGGTCCTCCGTGTGCCTGCCCGGCCTGCCCTTCGCCCTCCACGCCGCTCACGCCCGCTGGGGTGTGCGTCCGTGGGCCGACAACGTCCGACCCGCCGCCGACCTCGCCCGCCGCGGCTTCACCGTGCTCCCGAAGACGCGTGATCTGTTCGAGGAACGCATCGAAAAACTCCGCGCCGATCCCGACCTCGCCGCGCTCTATCTACCCGGCGGCGAGCTTCCCGAAGCGCACGCACGTCTCCCGCATCCCGCACTCGCCGACACGCTCGAGCGCTTCGCCCGCGACGGCATCGAGGCCTTCCGCACCGGCCCGATCGCCGCGGTGATCGTCGCCGCATCCGAAGCCCGCGGCGGCCACCTCGCGCTCGACGACTTCGCGCGCTACGAGCCGCGCTTCATCGAGCCCATCGCCGTCGATCACCGCGGCCACCGCCTCCTCGGCGGACCGCCGCCGACCAGCGGCGCAGCGCTCGCCTTCGCCATGCTCGAGGCGCTCGAAGAAGAACCTCTCGAACCGCCGCTCCGGTCCGCCGCCAACCTCGACCGCATCGGCCGCGTCTGGCGCGAGATCGTCCCGATCGTGCGCGCCGAGGTCGGCGACGCTCCCGGATCGCGTGCACGCGTCGACGAACTGCTTTCGCCCGTATCCATCGATTCGATACGCAGTCGCGCCTTCGGCGAGCCCGCGGAACTCGTCGCCGCCGCGGGCCCCTTCGAGGACGCGAGCCACGACGCCACCACCCACTTCGTCGTCGTCGACCGCGCCGGAAACGTCGTCTGCGCCACCCAATCGCTCAGCCTCCACTTCGGCGCCGGCGTCATGGCCGCGGGCATCGTGATGAACGACAGCATGAGCAACTTCACCTTCACCGTTGCCGACAGCCCCAACTTCGTTGCCGCCGGCCGCCGCCCGCGCAGCACAATCACACCCACCATCGTCCTGCGCGACGGCAGACCCGTCCTCGCCCTCGGCGTGCCGGGCGCCCAGCGCATCCCCACCGCCGTTTTCCAAGTGCTCCTCGATCGCCTGGCCTTCGATCGCGACCTCGGCGAATCCATCGGTGACACCCGCGTCCACTGGTTCGATCCGATCTCCGCCGGTGCGCGCGAAGCCATCGAGGCCGAGCAATCACTGCCGGCCGAAACCGCCGCCGCGCTCCGCGCCATCGGCTGGAAGATCGACCTCCGCGAACCCGCCGGCACGGGCCGCCATTTCGGCGGCGTCAACGCGATCGAACTCCA from Opitutales bacterium ASA1 encodes the following:
- the ggt_1 gene encoding gamma-glutamyltransferase, which encodes MIGSTSGAATLVRRAALLVAVAFGLPGFAAPHASVQVELVPIHAAHGMVVAAHPEVAAIGTSILEAGGNAMDAAVAVSLALGVAEPFGSGLGGKLMLLHHEAATGETVAVDGMDQAGWSLDAEAYRRLPTAARYDGWSSVCLPGLPFALHAAHARWGVRPWADNVRPAADLARRGFTVLPKTRDLFEERIEKLRADPDLAALYLPGGELPEAHARLPHPALADTLERFARDGIEAFRTGPIAAVIVAASEARGGHLALDDFARYEPRFIEPIAVDHRGHRLLGGPPPTSGAALAFAMLEALEEEPLEPPLRSAANLDRIGRVWREIVPIVRAEVGDAPGSRARVDELLSPVSIDSIRSRAFGEPAELVAAAGPFEDASHDATTHFVVVDRAGNVVCATQSLSLHFGAGVMAAGIVMNDSMSNFTFTVADSPNFVAAGRRPRSTITPTIVLRDGRPVLALGVPGAQRIPTAVFQVLLDRLAFDRDLGESIGDTRVHWFDPISAGAREAIEAEQSLPAETAAALRAIGWKIDLREPAGTGRHFGGVNAIELHPDGSRTGWPDPRRTNAAAGH